Proteins encoded in a region of the Novibacillus thermophilus genome:
- a CDS encoding aminotransferase class I/II-fold pyridoxal phosphate-dependent enzyme, which translates to MERSRAALTRLVNEAEQRLQPVYLRIAERVEYNQKRVLQAFQDANVQEHHFHESTGYGYDDSGRDALEAVYARVFHTEAAIVRPHITSGTHAIAACLFGILRPGDKLLYITGKPYDTLEDVIGSHGGGNGSLADFNIGYEHVPLKHNAPDWERIASRLDDKTKCVAIQRSRGYSRRPSFTVQEIADMVQFVKGIKRDVVVFVDNCYGEFVETAEPTEHGVDIMAGSLIKNPGGGFAKSGGYIVGKESLLEQVGGRLTAPGVSTEGGAMYGYTRDYFQGFFVAPHVVGEALKGAVLAASVLEELGFRTSPKWNEDRTDVIQQIDFESPELLIAFCQGIQAASPVDSRVLPEPGPMPGYEVPVIMAAGTFVQGASIELSADGPLRPPYTGFMQGGLTYSHVKIALISALDRMMSTGLLL; encoded by the coding sequence ATGGAACGATCGCGCGCAGCACTCACCCGACTCGTGAACGAGGCGGAACAGCGACTACAGCCGGTTTATCTGCGAATTGCAGAACGGGTGGAATACAATCAAAAGCGCGTTCTCCAAGCGTTTCAAGACGCGAACGTGCAGGAGCATCATTTTCATGAATCGACCGGTTACGGTTACGACGACAGCGGGCGGGATGCTTTGGAGGCGGTGTACGCCCGTGTGTTTCACACGGAAGCCGCTATCGTCCGCCCTCACATTACGTCAGGAACGCATGCCATTGCAGCTTGCCTGTTCGGCATTTTGCGACCGGGGGATAAGCTGTTGTACATTACAGGCAAGCCGTATGACACACTGGAGGACGTCATCGGGTCACACGGCGGGGGAAACGGTTCGTTAGCCGACTTCAACATCGGCTATGAACACGTTCCCCTCAAACATAACGCCCCCGACTGGGAGCGCATTGCGAGCCGATTGGACGACAAGACGAAATGCGTCGCCATTCAGCGGTCCCGCGGTTACAGCAGACGTCCGTCATTTACGGTTCAAGAGATTGCGGACATGGTGCAATTCGTAAAGGGGATCAAACGAGATGTGGTCGTCTTTGTCGACAACTGCTACGGCGAGTTTGTGGAGACGGCGGAGCCGACGGAGCACGGTGTCGACATTATGGCTGGTTCCCTGATTAAAAATCCTGGCGGCGGTTTCGCCAAATCGGGCGGTTACATCGTTGGGAAGGAGTCACTGTTGGAACAAGTGGGCGGGCGCCTGACGGCCCCGGGTGTCAGCACGGAAGGCGGAGCGATGTACGGGTACACGCGGGACTACTTCCAAGGTTTTTTTGTCGCGCCGCACGTCGTCGGCGAAGCGCTGAAAGGCGCTGTCCTGGCCGCTTCCGTCTTGGAAGAACTCGGATTTCGCACGAGTCCGAAGTGGAATGAGGACCGGACCGATGTGATTCAACAAATCGATTTTGAGTCTCCGGAACTTCTCATCGCCTTTTGTCAAGGGATTCAAGCCGCCTCACCCGTCGACTCCCGCGTCTTGCCGGAACCCGGTCCAATGCCCGGTTACGAAGTCCCGGTCATTATGGCGGCTGGAACGTTTGTGCAAGGGGCGAGCATTGAGTTGTCCGCAGACGGGCCCCTCAGACCGCCGTACACCGGTTTTATGCAAGGCGGACTGACCTACTCCCACGTCAAAATTGCCCTCATCTCTGCGCTGGACAGAATGATGTCTACCGGGTTGTTGCTTTAA
- a CDS encoding DNA-methyltransferase, which produces MDVSLSTETRHFSYGGGRRIHIVQEDCIRFLQLLDDASVDVIVTDPAYSGMNSQLQLGHGRIVGQYKDKGTAEGKWFTEFEDSEENYVRFLKECRRVLKKETGHLYIMFDSFSLLSLGHLVRLYFDVKNVITWDKVNMGMGHYFRRRHEFIIFATNGNNRNIRHRSFPDVWRFKRIHNARYPTQKPVELFQAMLYASAQENFTVCDPFVGSGSSAIAAIKHNCHFIGCDISRKAVDTSAERIAHHIKYGQDPLQTKPASLPEEKVFWERGRKPRK; this is translated from the coding sequence ATGGATGTATCCCTATCGACGGAAACGAGACACTTTTCTTACGGCGGCGGTCGTCGTATACACATTGTGCAGGAAGACTGTATCCGTTTTTTGCAATTGCTCGACGACGCCTCCGTCGACGTCATCGTCACGGACCCGGCCTATTCGGGCATGAACAGCCAATTACAGCTCGGGCACGGGCGAATCGTCGGCCAGTATAAAGACAAGGGGACGGCAGAAGGAAAGTGGTTCACCGAGTTTGAGGACAGTGAAGAGAATTACGTTCGGTTTTTAAAAGAATGTAGGCGTGTGTTAAAAAAGGAGACAGGCCATCTGTACATTATGTTCGATTCCTTCTCCCTTTTGTCCCTCGGTCATTTAGTCAGATTGTACTTTGATGTCAAAAACGTCATTACGTGGGATAAAGTGAACATGGGGATGGGGCACTACTTTCGGAGAAGGCACGAGTTCATCATCTTTGCCACCAACGGGAACAATCGCAACATCCGCCACCGCTCTTTTCCTGATGTGTGGCGGTTTAAACGCATCCACAACGCCCGCTATCCGACACAAAAACCGGTCGAACTGTTTCAAGCGATGCTGTACGCCAGCGCACAGGAGAATTTCACCGTTTGTGACCCTTTTGTGGGCAGCGGCAGTTCCGCCATTGCCGCGATAAAGCACAACTGTCACTTCATTGGCTGCGACATTTCTCGCAAGGCGGTGGACACGTCGGCAGAGCGCATCGCGCATCACATCAAATACGGTCAAGACCCCCTTCAGACCAAGCCGGCCAGCCTCCCGGAGGAAAAAGTGTTCTGGGAAAGGGGACGTAAGCCCCGGAAGTAG
- a CDS encoding AAA family ATPase → MVTHRDDAAVATSLTDTHHVPKEDHILQTCLGELNRLVGLKNIKHVVYEIYALLKIGRQRELVGLPSEHQMLHMVFKGNPGTGKTTVARILGRLFREMGVLSEGHLIEVERADLVGEYIGHTAQRTREWVKKAMGGILFIDEAYSLARGGEKDFGREAVDTLVKAMEDYKNEFILILAGYPQEMEYFLSSNPGLPSRFPIQMSFPDYTVNELLEIADSMLKERQYCLAPQAKQKLREFLLKKDSSPFRHTFGNAREVRNVVEKAIRRQACRLFQMPQPTREQLMQIEAQDFEFSSDRPYLG, encoded by the coding sequence ATGGTGACACATCGGGACGATGCTGCTGTCGCTACATCGTTGACGGACACACACCACGTCCCGAAGGAAGATCACATCCTCCAAACCTGTTTGGGCGAGTTAAATCGCCTCGTCGGGTTAAAAAACATTAAACACGTTGTGTACGAGATATACGCGTTATTAAAAATAGGCAGACAGAGAGAGCTGGTCGGTTTGCCCAGCGAACATCAAATGTTGCACATGGTGTTCAAGGGCAATCCAGGTACGGGAAAAACGACAGTCGCACGCATTCTCGGACGTTTGTTCCGCGAGATGGGTGTGTTGTCAGAAGGGCATTTGATTGAAGTGGAGCGTGCCGACCTCGTCGGTGAATACATCGGCCACACCGCACAGCGGACGCGGGAGTGGGTGAAAAAGGCGATGGGCGGCATACTGTTCATCGATGAAGCTTACTCCCTCGCCCGGGGGGGTGAAAAAGACTTTGGCCGAGAAGCCGTTGACACCCTCGTGAAAGCCATGGAAGATTACAAAAACGAGTTTATCTTAATACTCGCGGGCTACCCGCAGGAAATGGAATATTTCCTGTCTTCCAATCCGGGGTTGCCGTCACGTTTCCCGATTCAAATGTCTTTTCCCGACTACACCGTGAACGAACTGTTGGAAATTGCCGATTCCATGCTTAAGGAACGACAGTATTGCCTGGCCCCGCAAGCTAAGCAAAAGTTGCGGGAGTTCTTGTTAAAAAAGGACAGCAGTCCGTTCCGGCACACCTTCGGCAATGCGCGGGAAGTTCGAAACGTGGTGGAAAAGGCGATCCGCCGTCAGGCTTGCCGCCTTTTCCAGATGCCTCAGCCGACGCGGGAGCAACTGATGCAAATCGAAGCTCAAGACTTTGAGTTTTCAAGCGATCGCCCGTACCTCGGTTAA
- the hfq gene encoding RNA chaperone Hfq gives MKQSINIQDTFLNQIRKESVPVIIHLVNGFQMRGIIRGFDNFTVVIESEGKQQMIYKHAISTFTPSRPVSLVQEDSSDE, from the coding sequence TTGAAACAGTCGATTAACATTCAGGACACGTTTTTGAACCAAATCCGAAAAGAATCTGTTCCGGTCATTATTCACTTAGTGAACGGATTTCAAATGCGAGGGATTATAAGAGGGTTTGACAATTTTACCGTCGTGATTGAGAGCGAAGGCAAACAACAAATGATTTATAAACACGCCATCTCCACATTTACACCGAGTCGCCCGGTGTCACTGGTGCAAGAAGATAGCAGCGACGAGTAG
- a CDS encoding class I SAM-dependent methyltransferase: MGNNGNIGDVIIVTTSYRVTAALEAEARAFAHKWGWPYVQRADQSINELRKRYRADQIIVLSQEGGRWVGQRATFNFHPSLAVVRIKRLMRGDTDVLKSVAGLKAGDAFLDTTLGFGADAITAAHIVGKSGKVIGLESDRRIAALVEYGLRHFPVEEAEVRQAMRKIRVHHTDHLTYLSHCPDNAFDIVYFDPMFRTSDERSQHMKPLRTLANRRPISKWAVAEACRVARKRVVLKEKVGSEEFARLGFEVKKERRNRVSYGIIELGDSDGET, from the coding sequence ATGGGTAATAATGGGAATATCGGAGATGTCATCATCGTCACCACGTCGTATCGGGTGACAGCCGCGTTAGAAGCTGAGGCCCGGGCTTTTGCACACAAATGGGGCTGGCCTTACGTTCAACGCGCAGACCAATCGATCAACGAGTTGAGGAAACGGTACAGAGCCGATCAAATCATCGTGTTGTCACAGGAAGGGGGACGCTGGGTCGGACAGCGTGCAACGTTCAATTTTCACCCCAGCTTAGCTGTCGTGCGGATTAAGCGGTTAATGAGAGGAGACACCGACGTATTAAAAAGCGTGGCCGGGCTTAAAGCAGGGGATGCGTTCCTCGACACGACGCTCGGGTTTGGAGCTGATGCGATAACGGCGGCACACATTGTCGGAAAGAGCGGAAAAGTGATCGGCTTGGAGAGTGACCGGCGAATTGCGGCTCTCGTGGAATACGGCCTGAGGCATTTTCCGGTAGAAGAAGCGGAAGTACGACAGGCGATGCGCAAGATTCGGGTGCATCATACGGATCACTTGACGTATTTAAGCCATTGCCCCGATAACGCGTTTGACATCGTGTACTTTGACCCGATGTTCCGAACAAGTGACGAGCGCTCTCAACACATGAAGCCGTTGAGAACTCTAGCGAATCGACGTCCCATCTCGAAATGGGCAGTGGCAGAAGCGTGCCGCGTAGCGCGCAAACGGGTGGTGTTGAAAGAAAAAGTGGGAAGTGAAGAATTTGCCCGCCTCGGTTTTGAAGTGAAAAAGGAGAGACGGAACAGGGTATCTTACGGCATTATCGAACTAGGGGATTCTGATGGAGAAACATAA